The nucleotide sequence CGTTGGTACCATAGACAGCCTCGAAAAGAACAAGGCCATTGTAAACTACGGTATATTCACGACAAACGTAAGCGTTGACCAACTGGAATTGGTCGAACGAACGAAGAAGTGATGCCAGTACCTTCCTAAAAAAACTTACGCCCAAGGCCCCATGCTTGACAACTTCTTAAATCTCTTGTAAATTTAGGTCTTGACCAAATAGCACATTACCTTTACAACGTGGAAAATTCAAAACAAATCATTCTTTTTGACGGCGTTTGCAACCTGTGCAACGGCGCCGTTCAATTTGTCATAAAGAGGGACACCTTGGATGTATTCCGCTATGCCCCGCTACAAAGCGAACTTGGAAAGAAATTGATTGCGGAACGAAATATCGACTCCGACAGCATAGATTCCATTATTCTAATCGACCCAGGTGTCGCCTACTACATCAAATCCGATGCCGCCCTGGAAATCGGGAAACAATTGAGGGGATACAAAACCCTTTCGTCCATCTTACTATGGATTCCAAGGGGCTTACGTGATATCGTATACGATTTTATCGCGCGGAACCGCTACAAATGGTACGGCAAAAAAGAGCATTGCATGGTGCCTACCCCCGAATTAAGGGCCAAGTTCTTAGAGTAATACACCTCCTTTAAAAAAGATGGTCCGCAAGAAAGGCTTAGGGAATTATTTCACCTCGTCGTAATGATCGTCCCAATTCTGAACTTTGGGCTTTCCGAGCTTTCCGACCGATTTGGCGACCATCATGGCCACACAGGCGTCACCGGTAACGTTTACTACCGTACGCAACATATCCAAAGGTCGGTCTACGGCAAAAATCAAGGCCAGACCAATGGCCAGTTTATCCTCGGGAAAACCGATGGCCTCTAAAACAATGACCAACATAACCATACCCGCTCCGGGTACGGCGGCCGAGCCGATAGAAGCCAACAGGGCCGTAAGCACAATGGTCAACTGGGCGGAAAACGGCAGATCAAAACTCAGGGCCTGGGCAATGAATACAGCGGCCACCCCTTGGTAAAGGCTCGTTCCGTCCATATTAATCGTAGCCCCAACGGGCAGCACAAAACTCGATACTTCCTTATCCACCCCAATATGCTCCTCTACCCTTTCCATAGTAACCGGCAAGGTTGCAGCACTGGAACTGGTCGAAAAGGCCAAAAGCTGGGCGGGACTCATTTCTTTCAAAAAAGTCCAAGGATTATAACGGGTAAATGTAGCCACGACAACGCTGTAGAACACGATCATCAAAACCAAGCCCAAGGTGACGACCCCGGCATACTTCAATAGCGCAAACAGCAAGTTGGAATCGCCAGAGGAAACCACTACGTTGGCCAATAAGGCAAAAACGGCAACAGGTGCGGTAAGCATGATCAAATCGACCATTTTCAGTACCACATCGTTCATGGCATCGAAGAAGTTCTTTAAGGGCCGGGCCTTTTCTTCCCCTATAAGAAGCATAGAGATACCCATAAATATCGTAAAGAAGATGACCTGAAGCATTAAGCTATTATCTCCCAAGGCCTTAAAGGCGTTATCGGGCACCATATCTTCCAAAAACTGAAGCGGACCACTATCCTTTTGCTTAGAGGCCTCCTCCAGCTTCGAGGTAACCCCGCTGTCGTTCGAATAGGTTTCCGTGAGCTGGGTAATGGTATCTTCCGATATCCCGATACCCGGCTTTAAAAGATTGACCAAAATGAGTCCGATGGAAATAGCGACCACCGTAGTACCGATATAAATGGCAATGGTGCGCAAACCGATATTTCGGAATTTAGATATATCCTTTAGGTCGGATATCCCTTTTATGAGCGAAGCCAAAATCAGTGGAATTGCAATAAGCTTCAAGAGTTTTACAAAAATGGTTCCGAGAGGATTTATCCAATCTAATACAAAATCCTTCCCCCAATCCACATTAGTCATTCCAAAGCCAAAGAGAATACCCAATATCATTCCTATCAGGATCCTCCAATGTAATTCCAATTTTCGCATGCATCAAAGTTTAAGCAAGTAATATACTGTTTTTGACCCGAAAGCTGAAAAGCAACCTACAAATCGCCTCCGGATTTAAAGAATTGCCAATAATCTCATTATGAATTTGCCTTAATGGTGCGATTTAGCAAGCTAAAATCCGCCATTACCAATGCGGCCATCGCCTCAACAATAGGCACGGCACGCGGCACCACACAGGGGTCGTGACGCCCCTTGCCCTTGGTCTGCACGAAATTCCCGTCCTTATCTATGGTCTGATACGGCTGAATAACGGTCGCTACGGGCTTAAAGGCCACGTTGAAGTAAATATCCATTCCGTTGCTGATACCCCCTTGTATGCCGCCGCTATGGTTGGTCTTTGTAGTGCCATCTTGATTGAACTGATCGTTATGTGCACTCCCTTTCATGGCTACCCCGGCAAACCCGCTACCATATTCAAAACCTTTTACGGCATTGATCGAAAGCATGGCCTTGCCCAATTCGGCATGTAGTTTATCGAAAGCGGGCTCACCCAGGCCTATAGGCACATTTTGGATTACACAGGTGATAATACCGCCTATGGTATCGCCTTCCTTTCTCACCTCTTTGATATATTCTTCCATCTTTGCCGCCATGTTCGGGTCGGGACAACGAACGGGATTCGATTCGATCAGCGAAAAGTCGAGTTCTTGGTACGGGGTTTCCATTTTCATAGCACCTACCTGCGATACATAGGCGTTGATTTTCATGTCGGACAAAAACTGCTTGGCTATGGCTCCCGCCACTACCCTACTTGCCGTTTCCCGGGCCGAACTGCGCCCCCCGCCGCGGTAGTCCCTAAAACCATATTTCTTGTCGTAGACGTAATCGGCATGGGAAGGACGATAAGAATCCTTGATATGGGAATAATCATGTGATTTCTGGTTGGTATTGTGAATGGCAAAACCAATGGGGGTACCCGTAGTCTTTCCCTCAAAGATCCCCGAATAGAATTCAACGGTATCAGGCTCCTTTCTCTGGGTCACAATGGCCGATTGCCCCGGTTTTCTTCGGTCCAACTCTTTTTGAATGGCTTCAAAATCGATTTCTATTCCCGACGGACATCCATCTAAAACACCTCCTATGGCCGCGCCATGGGATTCTCCAAAAGTTGCGACCTTAAATATGTTACCGAAAGTGTTTCCTGCCATTCCTAAAAATTAAGAGTTATTAAATCGTAAAAAACATTCCTAAAAATAAAGCTTTCATGTATCCGTATGGATGTTCAAGCTATTTTCTCCTTGTTTTTCTTGCCGACCAAAGGTAAATCTTAAATTACTGTCCACCAAAATTCAGTTTTCCCTATTTACCCCTATCCCAAACAAAGCTTACTTAATGTTTATTTAATGGTTTCAAAATATATTATTATCATCTATTTGACATTCCCTTTACATCCATGGGTTTTATTTGTATAAAGTCCTCACAACAAACAAATTGATCATCAAATCGATTGCCATGACTTCAAAGGTAAAGGACTTTTTTTCTACATCAAACCACCAGAGCACATGAAAAAACGAAAATTAGATATCGTAGTAATTTCCGATGTTCACTTGGGCACACAAGCGTGCCATGCCGATGAGCTATTGACCTATTTGAGCAGCGTACAGCCCAAAATGTTGGTACTCAACGGGGATATTCTTGAGGTTCAACGCCACAAAGAAACCTTCTTCCCCCCTATCCATTCCAAAGTACTGCGTAAGATCATCACCCTCTCCATGAAGGGCACGGAGGTGTATTACATTACGGGCAACCACGATGATACGATGCGTCGTTTTTCGGGCGTGGCCCTGGGCAACCTAAAAATTGTAGACAAATTGGTGCTGAACCTGAACGGTAAAAAGACATGGTTCTTTCACGGTGATATTTTTGATATTTCGATAAAAAACACCAAATGGCTCACCAAATTGGGCGGATACGGATACGTCTTGCTCTTTGCCGCCAATAAAACCTTCAATTGGTCGCTAAAAAAGATAGGGAGGGAAAAATATTCCCTATCAAAAAAAATCAGGGACAACACCCATAAAAGCCTTCAGTATACCGCCAACTTTGAACGCTCGGTAGCGGAGGTCGCCATTGAAAACGACTATGATTATGTGGTATGCGGACACATACACCAGCCTAAAAAAATCGTATACGAAACCAAGAAAGGAGCCTGTACTTACCTCAATTCGGGTGATTGGGTCGAAAATTTGACCGCCTTGGAGTACTCCTTAAAACGCTGGAAGGTCTACCGGTACAATCACGATAAACTTTCCCCGTTTTTTATGGATGAAGAACTGAAAAACATGAACATTCAAGACTTGATCGACTCCATTGCCGATAAGGCCGAGCAACGCGAAAGGGAAGGCGAACCTCCCCTATCGTAGATTCCCTATGCCAAAGCGTTCTTCAATATGGTTACCGGGTGCTGGGCCTCACGTTTGGTACCGTCGTAGATCTGATGCCGACAACTCGTACCGTTAGCGGATATGATCGTATCTTCGGGTGATTTTCTTACGGAAGGAAAAAGCTTGAGCTCGCCCACCTTCATACTTACCTCGTAGTGCTCCTTTTCATAACCGAAGGAGCCGGCCATACCACAACAGCCTGAACTGATAATGGAAACCTTATAGTTCTCGGGAAGATTAAGCACATCAAAAGTCACTTTTTGGTTACTCAAGGCCTTTTGATGGCAATGTGAGTGAATCTTAACGGTCTTGGCCTCTTTGGTGAACAGTTCGGAGGAAAGTTCCTTGTTCTCTATTTCCTTTGCCAAAAACTCCTCTACCAAATAAGTATTGCTCGCTATGGCATTGGTTACCGCAGGGTCTTGCGAGAAACGCTTGTACTCATCGCGAAAGGTCAAAATGGCAGAAGGCTCCAAACCGACAACGGGAAGTCCCGCATCGGCAAATGCCTTCAGCTTGGGGATATTCGCCAACGCCAATTTTTTGGCCTGTTTTAAAAAGCCCTTTGACAAGTAGGTACGTCCACTTTCCCCATAGAACAATTGAACGTCATAGCCCAATGTCACCAACAAAACGATGGCATCTTTTCCAAGCTCAACATCGAGGTATTGACTGAACTCATCAATATATAAAACTATTTTTTTCTTACTTACACTATACTGTCCTTTAATCGATTGCAGGTAGTCATCGAAATTAAAGCTATAAACCTTGGGCAGGTTTCGTTCGGGAGCGACCCCCGAAGATTTCTTTAATAGCCCCCCTAAAAATTTCGATTCGTAAACGGCATTGGTCAAGCCCGGCACCTTACTTCCCAATTTGTTCAACCGGGTATTATAGGCAAACAATTTGCTCCTCAAGGGGTAGCCGTTCGCTTCTTGGTACTGATACAAAAACTCGGCCTTTAAGGTTGCCACATCCACATTACTCGGACATTCCGTAGCGCAGGCCTTACAGCTCAGGCAGAGGTCAAAAACCTCTTTGAGTTCCTTTTGGTCAAAGTTGTTTTTCTTCTCCCCGACCGTCAAATATTCCCGAAGGGCATTGGCCCTTCCCCTTGTCGTATTCTTTTCGTCCCTTGTTGCGTGAAAGCTTGGACACATGGCCCCGGCCGCATTTTCGGTTTTCCTGCAGTCTCCGCCCCCGTTACATTTTTCGGTAGCTTTAAGGATACCTTCCGAATCGGAAAAATCCAATAAGGTCTTGATTTCAGGTTCCTTGCGGTCCACTTCATAGCGAAGGGACTCATCCATGGGGTAGGCATCGACAATTTTGCCGGGATTAAAAATGCCCTCAGGATCAAAAAAGGATTTTATCCGTCTCAGCAACTGATAGTTTTCCTCCCCGACCATGATCGGTATAAATTCGGCACGTACGATTCCGTCCCCGTGTTCCCCACTAAAGGAGCCTTTGTATTTTTTGGTCAATCGGGCCACATCGGTGGTGATTCCCCTGAACATGGCCACATCATCTGATTTTTTCAGGTTCAAGATCGGCCGCAAGTGCAATTCCCCCGCTCCGGCATGGGCGTAGTAAACGGCCGATTGTTTATAGCCGTCCATGATTTTCGTAAACTCCGAGATAAAGGGCTTTAGGTCATCTAGGGCTACCGCAGTATCCTCGATACAAGCGACCGCCTTACGGTCACCGACCATGTTTCCTAAAAGTCCTAGTCCCGCTTTCCGCAGTGCTACGGCCTTGTTTACATCGGCCCCATAGAGTACGGGACTGGCATAACTCAAGCCTGAGACCTCGATAGTAGCGTGCAGTTCTTTCAACTGTCGCTCCAAATCTTCTTCGGTATGCGCCTTTACTTCCAACATTAACAATGCCGCCGGATCGCCTTCCACAAAAAACCGGTTCTTCAGCTGCTCCCTGTTGTTCTTTGTACAGTCCAAGATCACCCTGTCCATCATTTCACACAGGTGCAGGTCGTGTTTCATAACGGGGGCCACATCCGTTAAACAATCCTCCAAGGTCCTGTAATGGGTGACCACCATAGCCTGCAACTTGGGCGGTATCTCATCAAGGCTTAAGGTGATTTCCGTAGTAAAGGCCAAGGTGCCCTCACTACCGCTCAACAATTTACAGACATTTATTTTTTCCTCGGTATCGCCAAATACGTTGGTATTCAACAATTCATCTACCGCATAGCCCGTGTTCCTTCTGTGTATCTCAGGCTTAGGAAACTCTTCAAGAATACGTTCTTGCACCTCTTTGGGTGACAATTCCCTATAAATCTCCCTATAGATGGTCCCCTCCATGGTATTCAGGCTCTTTTTCTCTTCGAATTCCGAGGCGGTAAGGGCCTTGAATTCCACTTCACTGCCATCAGACAATATGGTTTTTAAGGAAACCACCTTTTCGCGTGTAATACCGTACTTGATGGAGGTCGTACCCGAAGAGTTGTTTCCTACCATTCCCCCGATCATACATCGGTTGGCCGTAGAGGTATTGGGGCCGAAGAACAGGCCGTAAGGTTCCAGGAATTGGTTTAGCTCATCGCGAATGACGCCGGGCTGAACCGTAACCTGTTTGTTTTTCTCATCGACACTAACGATTTTTGTAAAGTGCTTGGAGGTATCGACAACGATTCCCTCCCCCACTACTTGCCCTGCCAAGGAGGTACCTGCGGTTCTAGGAATTAGGCCTATTTTATGCTTGTTGGCAAACCGGACCAAGGTTTTTAGGTCTTCTACGGTTTCCGGGAAAGTAACGGCCGTAGGAATTTTTCTATAGACCGAAGCATCGGTGGCATATAGGGTTTTTGTTAAACTATCCGATAAAACACGACCTTGTAGCGAGTCAGCTAATTCTTGAAGTAAATTTTTATTCAACGGTAGACAATTTAGAACGCTAAATTAAGTTTTTATGCTTGAAAGACGAACGTAAAACGCCTTTTTAGAACCAAAAATCACAAGAATATGAAAAATTGGAAATTTTTATTTTTTATTTGCTTTTGCTCTATGGCACTTTCCCTACAGGCCCAAGAAATATCCGACAACGCATTAGGTTTAAGGCTTGGCGATAGCGATGGTTTCGGGGCGGAAATCTC is from Zobellia galactanivorans and encodes:
- a CDS encoding dicarboxylate/amino acid:cation symporter, which codes for MRKLELHWRILIGMILGILFGFGMTNVDWGKDFVLDWINPLGTIFVKLLKLIAIPLILASLIKGISDLKDISKFRNIGLRTIAIYIGTTVVAISIGLILVNLLKPGIGISEDTITQLTETYSNDSGVTSKLEEASKQKDSGPLQFLEDMVPDNAFKALGDNSLMLQVIFFTIFMGISMLLIGEEKARPLKNFFDAMNDVVLKMVDLIMLTAPVAVFALLANVVVSSGDSNLLFALLKYAGVVTLGLVLMIVFYSVVVATFTRYNPWTFLKEMSPAQLLAFSTSSSAATLPVTMERVEEHIGVDKEVSSFVLPVGATINMDGTSLYQGVAAVFIAQALSFDLPFSAQLTIVLTALLASIGSAAVPGAGMVMLVIVLEAIGFPEDKLAIGLALIFAVDRPLDMLRTVVNVTGDACVAMMVAKSVGKLGKPKVQNWDDHYDEVK
- a CDS encoding UDP-2,3-diacylglucosamine diphosphatase, whose protein sequence is MKKRKLDIVVISDVHLGTQACHADELLTYLSSVQPKMLVLNGDILEVQRHKETFFPPIHSKVLRKIITLSMKGTEVYYITGNHDDTMRRFSGVALGNLKIVDKLVLNLNGKKTWFFHGDIFDISIKNTKWLTKLGGYGYVLLFAANKTFNWSLKKIGREKYSLSKKIRDNTHKSLQYTANFERSVAEVAIENDYDYVVCGHIHQPKKIVYETKKGACTYLNSGDWVENLTALEYSLKRWKVYRYNHDKLSPFFMDEELKNMNIQDLIDSIADKAEQREREGEPPLS
- a CDS encoding FAD-binding and (Fe-S)-binding domain-containing protein, with amino-acid sequence MNKNLLQELADSLQGRVLSDSLTKTLYATDASVYRKIPTAVTFPETVEDLKTLVRFANKHKIGLIPRTAGTSLAGQVVGEGIVVDTSKHFTKIVSVDEKNKQVTVQPGVIRDELNQFLEPYGLFFGPNTSTANRCMIGGMVGNNSSGTTSIKYGITREKVVSLKTILSDGSEVEFKALTASEFEEKKSLNTMEGTIYREIYRELSPKEVQERILEEFPKPEIHRRNTGYAVDELLNTNVFGDTEEKINVCKLLSGSEGTLAFTTEITLSLDEIPPKLQAMVVTHYRTLEDCLTDVAPVMKHDLHLCEMMDRVILDCTKNNREQLKNRFFVEGDPAALLMLEVKAHTEEDLERQLKELHATIEVSGLSYASPVLYGADVNKAVALRKAGLGLLGNMVGDRKAVACIEDTAVALDDLKPFISEFTKIMDGYKQSAVYYAHAGAGELHLRPILNLKKSDDVAMFRGITTDVARLTKKYKGSFSGEHGDGIVRAEFIPIMVGEENYQLLRRIKSFFDPEGIFNPGKIVDAYPMDESLRYEVDRKEPEIKTLLDFSDSEGILKATEKCNGGGDCRKTENAAGAMCPSFHATRDEKNTTRGRANALREYLTVGEKKNNFDQKELKEVFDLCLSCKACATECPSNVDVATLKAEFLYQYQEANGYPLRSKLFAYNTRLNKLGSKVPGLTNAVYESKFLGGLLKKSSGVAPERNLPKVYSFNFDDYLQSIKGQYSVSKKKIVLYIDEFSQYLDVELGKDAIVLLVTLGYDVQLFYGESGRTYLSKGFLKQAKKLALANIPKLKAFADAGLPVVGLEPSAILTFRDEYKRFSQDPAVTNAIASNTYLVEEFLAKEIENKELSSELFTKEAKTVKIHSHCHQKALSNQKVTFDVLNLPENYKVSIISSGCCGMAGSFGYEKEHYEVSMKVGELKLFPSVRKSPEDTIISANGTSCRHQIYDGTKREAQHPVTILKNALA
- the aroC gene encoding chorismate synthase; the encoded protein is MAGNTFGNIFKVATFGESHGAAIGGVLDGCPSGIEIDFEAIQKELDRRKPGQSAIVTQRKEPDTVEFYSGIFEGKTTGTPIGFAIHNTNQKSHDYSHIKDSYRPSHADYVYDKKYGFRDYRGGGRSSARETASRVVAGAIAKQFLSDMKINAYVSQVGAMKMETPYQELDFSLIESNPVRCPDPNMAAKMEEYIKEVRKEGDTIGGIITCVIQNVPIGLGEPAFDKLHAELGKAMLSINAVKGFEYGSGFAGVAMKGSAHNDQFNQDGTTKTNHSGGIQGGISNGMDIYFNVAFKPVATVIQPYQTIDKDGNFVQTKGKGRHDPCVVPRAVPIVEAMAALVMADFSLLNRTIKANS
- a CDS encoding thiol-disulfide oxidoreductase DCC family protein, coding for MENSKQIILFDGVCNLCNGAVQFVIKRDTLDVFRYAPLQSELGKKLIAERNIDSDSIDSIILIDPGVAYYIKSDAALEIGKQLRGYKTLSSILLWIPRGLRDIVYDFIARNRYKWYGKKEHCMVPTPELRAKFLE